In one Gracilinanus agilis isolate LMUSP501 chromosome 6, AgileGrace, whole genome shotgun sequence genomic region, the following are encoded:
- the TRPT1 gene encoding tRNA 2'-phosphotransferase 1 isoform X2: MNPAGGQTSQQAGPWGRRTRRPSAQVRAQGSSVGAGGPPRSSAGAVGPSAGDGGAGDAPPPGAGDFPGNSGLERDQHPRVLGLFQERDVRLSKALSYALRHGAVKMGLPMGSDGFVPLDALLQLPQFRGFSEEDVCRVVETNEKQRFALRPGAPGACACIRANQGHSLQLADLELTPLRTPQDLPPVLVHGTYWRHWPSIRQEGLSRCGRTHIHLSPGLPGEPHVLSGMRQNCEVAVFIDGPSALAEGILFFRSANGVILTPGDARGFLPPKYFKEALQLGSPRRPLSLAEEETEGQSGPQGASANSRRKNIRSVQP; encoded by the exons ATGAACCCCGCTGGGGGACAGACCTCCCAGCAAGCCGGGCCCTGGGGGAGAAGGACCCGGAGACCGTCAGCACAGGTGAGAGCCCAGGGGTCCTCCGTGGGCGCAGGGGGCCCCCCAAGATCCTCAGCCGGGGCAGTTGGCCCAAGCGCAGGGGATGGGGGAGCCGGGGATGCTCCCCCTCCCGGGGCTGGGGATTTCCCAGGGAACAGCGGGTTAGAAAGGGACCAGCACCCCCGCGTCCTTGGGCTGTTTCAGGAGCGGGACGTGCGGCTGTCCAAGGCTCTGTCCTACGCCCTGCGCCACGGGGCCGTGAAGATGGGGCTGCCCATGGGCTCAG ATGGCTTTGTGCCCCTGGATGCCCTCCTCCAGCTGCCCCAGTTCCGAGGCTTCTCCGAGGAGGACGTGTGCCGCGTGGTGGAAACCAATGAGAAGCAGCGCTTTGCCCTGCGCCCAGGGGCCCCCGGGGCCTGCGCCTGCATTCGAGCCAACCAGGGCCACTCGCTGCAG CTGGCCGACCTGGAGCTGACACCCCTGAGGACCCCCCAAGACCTGCCCCCCGTCCTGGTCCATGGGACATACTGGCGCCACTGGCCCTCCATCCGGCAGGAGGGTCTGTCCCGGTGTGGGAGGACccacatccatctgtcccctggCCTGCCCGGGGAGCCCCACGTCCTGAGTG GGATGCGGCAGAACTGCGAGGTGGCCGTGTTCATCGATGGGCCCTCGGCCCTGGCTG AGGGAATCCTGTTCTTCCGCTCGGCCAATGGGGTGATCCTGACTCCAGGGGACGCCAGGGGTTTCTTGCCCCCCAAGTACTTTAAGGAGGCCCTGCAGCTGGGCTCCCCAA GGAGGCCTCTTTCTCTGGCTGAAGAGGAGACAGAGGGTCAGAGTGGTCCCCAGGGTGCCTCAGCCAACAGCAGAAGGAAGAACATTCGGAGTGTCCAaccatga
- the TRPT1 gene encoding tRNA 2'-phosphotransferase 1 isoform X5 codes for MNPAGGQTSQQAGPWGRRTRRPSAQERDVRLSKALSYALRHGAVKMGLPMGSDGFVPLDALLQLPQFRGFSEEDVCRVVETNEKQRFALRPGAPGACACIRANQGHSLQLADLELTPLRTPQDLPPVLVHGTYWRHWPSIRQEGLSRCGRTHIHLSPGLPGEPHVLSGMRQNCEVAVFIDGPSALAEGILFFRSANGVILTPGDARGFLPPKYFKEALQLGSPRRPLSLAEEETEGQSGPQGASANSRRKNIRSVQP; via the exons ATGAACCCCGCTGGGGGACAGACCTCCCAGCAAGCCGGGCCCTGGGGGAGAAGGACCCGGAGACCGTCAGCACAG GAGCGGGACGTGCGGCTGTCCAAGGCTCTGTCCTACGCCCTGCGCCACGGGGCCGTGAAGATGGGGCTGCCCATGGGCTCAG ATGGCTTTGTGCCCCTGGATGCCCTCCTCCAGCTGCCCCAGTTCCGAGGCTTCTCCGAGGAGGACGTGTGCCGCGTGGTGGAAACCAATGAGAAGCAGCGCTTTGCCCTGCGCCCAGGGGCCCCCGGGGCCTGCGCCTGCATTCGAGCCAACCAGGGCCACTCGCTGCAG CTGGCCGACCTGGAGCTGACACCCCTGAGGACCCCCCAAGACCTGCCCCCCGTCCTGGTCCATGGGACATACTGGCGCCACTGGCCCTCCATCCGGCAGGAGGGTCTGTCCCGGTGTGGGAGGACccacatccatctgtcccctggCCTGCCCGGGGAGCCCCACGTCCTGAGTG GGATGCGGCAGAACTGCGAGGTGGCCGTGTTCATCGATGGGCCCTCGGCCCTGGCTG AGGGAATCCTGTTCTTCCGCTCGGCCAATGGGGTGATCCTGACTCCAGGGGACGCCAGGGGTTTCTTGCCCCCCAAGTACTTTAAGGAGGCCCTGCAGCTGGGCTCCCCAA GGAGGCCTCTTTCTCTGGCTGAAGAGGAGACAGAGGGTCAGAGTGGTCCCCAGGGTGCCTCAGCCAACAGCAGAAGGAAGAACATTCGGAGTGTCCAaccatga
- the TRPT1 gene encoding tRNA 2'-phosphotransferase 1 isoform X1 gives MNPAGGQTSQQAGPWGRRTRRPSAQVRAQGSSVGAGGPPRSSAGAVGPSAGDGGAGDAPPPGAGDFPGNSGLERDQHPRVLGLFQERDVRLSKALSYALRHGAVKMGLPMGSDGFVPLDALLQLPQFRGFSEEDVCRVVETNEKQRFALRPGAPGACACIRANQGHSLQQLADLELTPLRTPQDLPPVLVHGTYWRHWPSIRQEGLSRCGRTHIHLSPGLPGEPHVLSGMRQNCEVAVFIDGPSALAEGILFFRSANGVILTPGDARGFLPPKYFKEALQLGSPRRPLSLAEEETEGQSGPQGASANSRRKNIRSVQP, from the exons ATGAACCCCGCTGGGGGACAGACCTCCCAGCAAGCCGGGCCCTGGGGGAGAAGGACCCGGAGACCGTCAGCACAGGTGAGAGCCCAGGGGTCCTCCGTGGGCGCAGGGGGCCCCCCAAGATCCTCAGCCGGGGCAGTTGGCCCAAGCGCAGGGGATGGGGGAGCCGGGGATGCTCCCCCTCCCGGGGCTGGGGATTTCCCAGGGAACAGCGGGTTAGAAAGGGACCAGCACCCCCGCGTCCTTGGGCTGTTTCAGGAGCGGGACGTGCGGCTGTCCAAGGCTCTGTCCTACGCCCTGCGCCACGGGGCCGTGAAGATGGGGCTGCCCATGGGCTCAG ATGGCTTTGTGCCCCTGGATGCCCTCCTCCAGCTGCCCCAGTTCCGAGGCTTCTCCGAGGAGGACGTGTGCCGCGTGGTGGAAACCAATGAGAAGCAGCGCTTTGCCCTGCGCCCAGGGGCCCCCGGGGCCTGCGCCTGCATTCGAGCCAACCAGGGCCACTCGCTGCAG CAGCTGGCCGACCTGGAGCTGACACCCCTGAGGACCCCCCAAGACCTGCCCCCCGTCCTGGTCCATGGGACATACTGGCGCCACTGGCCCTCCATCCGGCAGGAGGGTCTGTCCCGGTGTGGGAGGACccacatccatctgtcccctggCCTGCCCGGGGAGCCCCACGTCCTGAGTG GGATGCGGCAGAACTGCGAGGTGGCCGTGTTCATCGATGGGCCCTCGGCCCTGGCTG AGGGAATCCTGTTCTTCCGCTCGGCCAATGGGGTGATCCTGACTCCAGGGGACGCCAGGGGTTTCTTGCCCCCCAAGTACTTTAAGGAGGCCCTGCAGCTGGGCTCCCCAA GGAGGCCTCTTTCTCTGGCTGAAGAGGAGACAGAGGGTCAGAGTGGTCCCCAGGGTGCCTCAGCCAACAGCAGAAGGAAGAACATTCGGAGTGTCCAaccatga
- the TRPT1 gene encoding tRNA 2'-phosphotransferase 1 isoform X4 has translation MNPAGGQTSQQAGPWGRRTRRPSAQERDVRLSKALSYALRHGAVKMGLPMGSDGFVPLDALLQLPQFRGFSEEDVCRVVETNEKQRFALRPGAPGACACIRANQGHSLQQLADLELTPLRTPQDLPPVLVHGTYWRHWPSIRQEGLSRCGRTHIHLSPGLPGEPHVLSGMRQNCEVAVFIDGPSALAEGILFFRSANGVILTPGDARGFLPPKYFKEALQLGSPRRPLSLAEEETEGQSGPQGASANSRRKNIRSVQP, from the exons ATGAACCCCGCTGGGGGACAGACCTCCCAGCAAGCCGGGCCCTGGGGGAGAAGGACCCGGAGACCGTCAGCACAG GAGCGGGACGTGCGGCTGTCCAAGGCTCTGTCCTACGCCCTGCGCCACGGGGCCGTGAAGATGGGGCTGCCCATGGGCTCAG ATGGCTTTGTGCCCCTGGATGCCCTCCTCCAGCTGCCCCAGTTCCGAGGCTTCTCCGAGGAGGACGTGTGCCGCGTGGTGGAAACCAATGAGAAGCAGCGCTTTGCCCTGCGCCCAGGGGCCCCCGGGGCCTGCGCCTGCATTCGAGCCAACCAGGGCCACTCGCTGCAG CAGCTGGCCGACCTGGAGCTGACACCCCTGAGGACCCCCCAAGACCTGCCCCCCGTCCTGGTCCATGGGACATACTGGCGCCACTGGCCCTCCATCCGGCAGGAGGGTCTGTCCCGGTGTGGGAGGACccacatccatctgtcccctggCCTGCCCGGGGAGCCCCACGTCCTGAGTG GGATGCGGCAGAACTGCGAGGTGGCCGTGTTCATCGATGGGCCCTCGGCCCTGGCTG AGGGAATCCTGTTCTTCCGCTCGGCCAATGGGGTGATCCTGACTCCAGGGGACGCCAGGGGTTTCTTGCCCCCCAAGTACTTTAAGGAGGCCCTGCAGCTGGGCTCCCCAA GGAGGCCTCTTTCTCTGGCTGAAGAGGAGACAGAGGGTCAGAGTGGTCCCCAGGGTGCCTCAGCCAACAGCAGAAGGAAGAACATTCGGAGTGTCCAaccatga
- the TRPT1 gene encoding tRNA 2'-phosphotransferase 1 isoform X3, producing MNPAGGQTSQQAGPWGRRTRRPSAQVRAQGSSVGAGGPPRSSAGAVGPSAGDGGAGDAPPPGAGDFPGNSGLERDQHPRVLGLFQERDVRLSKALSYALRHGAVKMGLPMGSDGFVPLDALLQLPQFRGFSEEDVCRVVETNEKQRFALRPGAPGACACIRANQGHSLQLADLELTPLRTPQDLPPVLVHGTYWRHWPSIRQEGLSRCGRTHIHLSPGLPGEPHVLSGMRQNCEVAVFIDGPSALAGRPLSLAEEETEGQSGPQGASANSRRKNIRSVQP from the exons ATGAACCCCGCTGGGGGACAGACCTCCCAGCAAGCCGGGCCCTGGGGGAGAAGGACCCGGAGACCGTCAGCACAGGTGAGAGCCCAGGGGTCCTCCGTGGGCGCAGGGGGCCCCCCAAGATCCTCAGCCGGGGCAGTTGGCCCAAGCGCAGGGGATGGGGGAGCCGGGGATGCTCCCCCTCCCGGGGCTGGGGATTTCCCAGGGAACAGCGGGTTAGAAAGGGACCAGCACCCCCGCGTCCTTGGGCTGTTTCAGGAGCGGGACGTGCGGCTGTCCAAGGCTCTGTCCTACGCCCTGCGCCACGGGGCCGTGAAGATGGGGCTGCCCATGGGCTCAG ATGGCTTTGTGCCCCTGGATGCCCTCCTCCAGCTGCCCCAGTTCCGAGGCTTCTCCGAGGAGGACGTGTGCCGCGTGGTGGAAACCAATGAGAAGCAGCGCTTTGCCCTGCGCCCAGGGGCCCCCGGGGCCTGCGCCTGCATTCGAGCCAACCAGGGCCACTCGCTGCAG CTGGCCGACCTGGAGCTGACACCCCTGAGGACCCCCCAAGACCTGCCCCCCGTCCTGGTCCATGGGACATACTGGCGCCACTGGCCCTCCATCCGGCAGGAGGGTCTGTCCCGGTGTGGGAGGACccacatccatctgtcccctggCCTGCCCGGGGAGCCCCACGTCCTGAGTG GGATGCGGCAGAACTGCGAGGTGGCCGTGTTCATCGATGGGCCCTCGGCCCTGGCTG GGAGGCCTCTTTCTCTGGCTGAAGAGGAGACAGAGGGTCAGAGTGGTCCCCAGGGTGCCTCAGCCAACAGCAGAAGGAAGAACATTCGGAGTGTCCAaccatga
- the FERMT3 gene encoding fermitin family homolog 3, whose protein sequence is MATWELQVFVGDQEAQAEAVTLRVTGESHIGGVILKIVEEIQRKQDWSDHALWWEQKRMWLLQTHWTLDKYGILADARLFFGPQHRPVILRLPNRRALRLRASFSQPLFRMVAAICRVLSIRHPEELSLLQAPEKKEKKKKEKETEEELFDLSRVVLAAGVAPAQFRGMPAHFSDSPEAEACYRMLSLPQPPPDPAQLLRLPRPGSLVDKSQLHSRWLDSSRCLMQQGVKPGDTLWLRFKYYSFFDLDPKADPVRLTQLYEQARWDLLLEEIDCTEEEMMVFAALQYHINKLAQSGELDEPSVGSSLDDLDTALSNLEVKLEGSAPSDVLDSLTTIPELKDHLRIFRPRKLTLKGYRQYWVVFKETTLSYYKSQDEAPGDPIQQLHLKVTWPGSPSQGPGLALGPLSPRLPLPSVSSQSCPWRALQVAIEFDEHINVAFSCVSAGCRIVHEYIGGYIFLSTRERARGEELDEDLFLQLTGGHEAF, encoded by the exons AGCGGAAGCAGGACTGGTCGGACCACGCGCTGTGGTGGGAGCAGAAGAGAATGTGGCTCCTGCAGACGCACTGGACCCTGGACAAATACGGCATCCTGGCCGACGCGCGGCTCTTCTTCGGGCCCCAGCACCGGCCCGTCATTCTCCGGCTGCCCAATCGCCGGGCGCTGCGCCTGCGAGCCAGCTTCTCTCAGCCCCTTTTCCGGATGGTCGCCGCCATCTGCCGGGTTCTCA GCATCCGTCACCCTGAGGAGCTGTCCCTGCTGCAGGCcccagagaagaaggagaagaagaagaaggagaaggagacgGAGGAAGAACTGTTTGACCTGAGCAGGGTGGTGCTGGCTGCCG GCGTGGCCCCAGCCCAGTTCCGGGGGATGCCGGCTCACTTCTCGGACAGCCCTGAGGCGGAGGCCTGTTATCGCATGCTCAGCCTGCCCCAGCCGCCCCCAGACCCAGCGCAGCTGCTCCGCCTGCCCAGGCCCGGCTCCCTGGTCGACAAGAGCCAGCTGCACAGCAG GTGGCTGGACTCATCTAGGTGCTTAATGCAGCAAGGGGTCAAGCCCGGGGACACGCTTTGGCTCCGCTTCAAATACTACAGTTTCTTCGACCTGGACCCCAAG GCAGACCCCGTGCGCCTCACTCAGCTCTATGAACAGGCCCGCTGGGACCTGCTGCTGGAGGAGATCGACTGCACTGAGGAGGAGATGATGGTCTTTGCAGCCCTGCAG taccACATTAACAAGCTGGCCCAGAGCGGGGAGCTGGACGAGCCTTCAGTGGGCAGCAGCCTGGATGACCTAGACACCGCTCTGAGCAACCTGGAGGTGAAGCTGGAGGGCTCGGCCCCCTCAGACGTGCTG GACAGCCTTACGACCATCCCCGAGCTCAAGGACCATCTCCGCATCTTCCG GCCCCGCAAGCTCACCCTGAAGGGGTACCGCCAGTACTGGGTGGTGTTTAAGGAGACCACGCTGTCCTACTACAAAAGCCAGGACGAGGCCCCGGGAGACCCCATCCAGCAGCTCCACCTCAAGG tgacttggccagggtcacccagccagggtccaggcctggctctgggTCCCCTGAGCCCCCGGCTGCCCCTTCCCTCTGTCTCCTCCCAATCGTGCCCGTGGCGTGCCCTGCAGGTGGCCATCGAGTTTGACGAGCACATCAACGTGGCGTTCAGCTGCGTGTCGGCGGGCTGCCGCATCGTGCACGAGTACATCGGGGGCTACATCTTCCTGTCCACCCGGGAGCGCGCCCGGGGAGAGGAGCTGGACGAGGATCTCTTCCTGCAGCTCACGGGGGGCCATGAGGCCTTCTGA